The Christensenella timonensis DNA segment AAAGGCTTATAGGATGCGGAAAACGAACCTGCTGCAAAAGGGATCGATAGACTATTCGTTGCTGATCGTGACGCTGATACTGATCGCATATGGTTTGCTGATGGTATTCAGCGCCAGTTATTATATGGCGCAGTCCTCAAAGCTCTACAATTATGATGGCCTGGCACTGTTCAAAAAGCAACTGGTGGGTGCGGCCATCGGCCTTGTGTTCATGGTTTTCTTTATATTTTTTGACTATAAGAAACTGATCAAGCTGAAATATGTGCTGCTGGTTTTGGCGGGACTATGCCTGGTCGCTGTTTTCATCCCGGGGATCGGCGTGAATGTCAACGGCTCATCGCGCTGGATCCAGTTGGGGCCGCTGCCGCAGTTGCAGCCGGCAGAGATCGCTAAGGTAGCCATCATCGTTTTTATCGCTTCGGTGATTTATGTGAACCGCAACCGGATGAACACTTTCCGTTACGGCGTGATACCATCGCTTGTGGCGCTGATACCAATTTGTATCCTGTTGTATTTCCAACCGAATTTTTCGGCGATTATCGTCCTGTGCGCGCTCACTTTTATCATGATCTTTGTGGGAGGCGCAAAGGCATGGCACCTTTTGGCGCTCGGCGGCGTGGGTGTCGTGGGCGGTTTTGCGCTGATGATGATGAAGGATTACCGCGTGGATCGTATCACCACCTTTTTGGATCCGTGGCAGAATGCCACAGAAGGCGGCTATCAGGTCGTGCAGTCGCTTTATGGTATTGGTTCTGGCGGACTGTTTGGGCAGGGGATCGGAAACGGGACGCAAAAGCTCTCGTGGCTTCCATACGGGGAATCGGATTTTATTTTTTCGATCATCGCGGAGGAACTGGGCCTGATCGGCGTGATCGTCCTGCTGGCCCTGTTTATTTTCCTGATTTACCGCGGGATCAAAACGGCGGCGCAGGCGCCGGATCTTTTTGGGACGATGCTTGCCACCGGCGTTACCACGGTGATTGCCTTGCAGGTTATCATCAATGTAGGCGTTGTAACGGCATCGCTTCCGCCTACAGGCGTATCGCTGCCGTTCATCAGTTATGGAAGTTCATCACTCGTTATCTTTATGAGTATGATAGGGATCATGCTCAATGTTTCAAAACAATCGCGACGAATTATGATGGCGAAGAGAACGAAGGAATAGGCAAGGGGGAACAATGAAAAAGCAACACAAACGCAGCGTTGGAAAAACAATTTTAGCGGTTGTTTTAATTATATTACTGCTCGCGGGAGCGGGATATTTTGTTTATGTTTATTTTCAGGTGGAAAATGTTGATGTCAAGGGAAATGCCAGCTATGACGCGAGCTATATCGTGAAGCTGGCCGATGTCCCGCCAAAGACACATATGTTTATGGCCGATACGGAAAAGATCAAGGAAAATATCGAAACGGAACCATATTTGCAGGTGGACGGGATCGCAAAAAGCTATCCCAAAACTTTGGTGATCACTGTGACGGAGCGGGTGCCCAAAGCGCTTATCCTGTATGCGGACAAATACCTGCTCGTGGATGGCTCGGCCAACGTGCTGGAGATATTAGACGCGCCGCCCGAGCAGCAGCAGTATCCTGTCGTAAGCGGGATCACGATCAATTCGGTAAACCTGGGGAAAGCCATCGATACGGAAGATACGTTCAAGATTTCGGTGCTGGCGGATATCCTGGCGGAAATGGAAACCAAAGACCTATATGCGACGATCTCGACCATCGACCTTTCGGATGTTAACAATATCCGCATGCAGTCTTATGATGGGATGATGATTAAATTTGGGCAATCGGACAAGATAGCCGATAAAATGAAATGGATCAAGAAGATGTTGCCCAAGCTGGCGGCAGACGGGAATACGAGCGGCGTTTATGACGTAACGAGCGGGACGAGCGGCACATACCGGATGACGGATGACGCGGCCGCCCAGCAGGCGCCGACCGAGCCGGGGCAGCAAGATGACCCGGGCACGGCAGAGCCGGGAGAAGGCGGGGAGCCGGCCGAACCGGATGAACCTCTGGCGCAGGAATAACCAGTCGCCCTGAAAATTTTTCAAAACACTTTTGGTAATATTTGTGCATAGATTGCGAAAATGCAACGGAAATATGACATATATTGTATAAAAGTGTTTTGTTTTTTTTTCAATTGTGATATGATAATACAAATAGTGCTCTGTGAATAACGAAAAGAACACCGAAGGTTGGTTTTTGAATGAAAGACTTCAAAACAATTATTGAGTTTGGAACTTCTAAAATAGCATGTGCGGTTGCTGAAAAGAAACAGCGTATGGGGCTGGAAGTTTTGGGCTATTCCCAAATTCCCTATGCAGGTATCAAAAAAACGAATTGGGTAGACTCCAAGGAAGTAATAGGTGCTGTGGAGCAGGCGCTGGAATCCTGCGAACGACAGGCTGGTTTCCGTATCAGGAATGCAGACGTCGGGATTCCGGGGTCTTTTATTAAGGTTATGAACCGCAAAGCGCAGGTTCCCGTGAAGGGACGCGTGACAGAGAAGGATATCGATCTTTTGATCGAGCGGGCAAGGAATTTTGATATCATGTCAGACCTGACATTGGTGCACGAATGGCCTGCGTGGTTTTTACTGGATGATAACAACGTCTATTTGGAGCCGTACGATATTCCCACCAAGCGCTTAAGGGGCTGTGCGTCTTTTACGCTTGCCAACAAGTTTTTCTTGAACGACGCAATGGATCTGCTCAACCATCTGGGTGTACGGGTGGACTATTTTATCCCGGAACCGCTCGCGGAAGCGCTGTACCTCCTGCCGGAGGACAAGCGTGATTCCCTTGCAGTTTTGGTCGATATCGGTTATTATAGTACAGATGTATCGCTTGTTTATGGTGACTCCATTTTGTTCTTTGCAACCATCCCGATGGGCGGCGGCCATATCACAAATGATATTGCTTATGTCATGAAGGTGGACAAGGATACGGCGGAGCAGCTAAAAAGGCGCTATACGTTTGGGCTTTCGGACAATAACAGTATTTCGCAGCTGTTTGCCAAGGACGCGGACGGAAAATTGAAAAAGTATCCGTACGATTTGTTAAAGGAGATCATTGATTCGAGGGTGGAGCATCTTTTGCTCACCATCAATAAGATCACCTCACGACTGGAAGGCAGCATCGGCAGGAAAATCGAGGTTTTTATGACAGGCGGCGGGCTGGCCTTTATGAAAGGCTTTGACAGCTTTTACCGCGCGATATCAGGAAGAACGCCAAACCTGATCAAGGTGCCGAATACAAAACTTATGCCGCCGGATATGCATGCGGCATATGCACTATTGCAATATGCGTACGATGGGTATATCCAAAGCAAACCCCCGACCAGAAAGAAAGGCTTTTTCAGTAAGGGGCAGGATGTGCTGTTTGAATAAACTTATCCACACTCAAGGAGGAAAAAAATGTCGCTTGAATTTGATAATAACAGTGAAAACTTTGCAAAGATAAGGGTTTTCGGAGTAGGTGGCGCAGGAAACAATGCTGTGAACCGTATGATAGAGTTTGGGGTGAAGGGAGCGGAGCTCATCGCTATCAATACAGATAAGCAAGCGCTGTTCCTTTCAAAGGCAGACCAGAAAATACAGATCGGCGAGAAGCTGACCAAAGGACTTGGTTCCGGCGCAGACCCGGAGACGGGAAGGAAAGCAGCGGAAGAAAGCCGCGAAGAATTGGAACAGGCCGTCAAAGGTTCGGATCTCGTATTTGTATCCTGCGGCTTGGGCGGCGGTACCGGAACGGGTGCGGCGCCGGTGGTTGCGGAAATCGCCAAAGAAAGCAATGCGCTGACGATCGGCTTTGTGACAAAACCGTTCTGGTTTGAAGGGCATCCGAGGGCAAAGGCGGCAGATGTGGGCTTTGAAACGCTGAAATCTGTTGTGGATACGATCGTAACGATCCCCAATGATAAGCTGCTCAATACCGTGGGCAAGGATACGCCGCTTGTGGATGCGTTCCGCGTGGCGGACGACGTGCTCCGCCAGGGGATACAGGGCATTATTGACCTGATCGGTAAACCGGCCCTGATCAACTTAGACTTTGCAGACGTTAAAAAAGTGATGACGCTGCGCGGCGTTGCACATATGGGTATTGGGATCGGCTATGGCGAAAATAAGACGGTCGAAGCAGCAAAGCAGGCGATCAACAGCCCGCTTCTCGATACGACGATTGAGGGCGCACGCGGGATTATATTCAATGTGACCGGCGATCCGTCGCTCGGTATGTACGAGATACAGGAAGCCGCGAAGATTATTCAGGAAAGCGCTGATCCGGAGGCGGATGTGTTCTTCGGCGTATGTATTGATCCTTCGCTGGATGACGAAGTCCGGATCACGGTGATTGCGACCGGGTTTGATGCGCAGCCTGTTGCAGGAAGTTCCGCGGATAACCGGATCGATACCTCCGGTAAGCCGAAATTAAAGGAAACGATCAGCTTTACAGATGAAGAACCTCTCGATGTGGAGCCGTTTGCTTCGCCTGTGAGCAGGCAGAAACCGTCGTTGGACGTCCCGGAGGCTCCGAGTATGGGCAGTGGCAGCGCAGACAGCGGATTGGATGTATTTGGCGATGAGGATCTGGAAATCCCTTCGTTCCTGAAAAAGAAACCGAGAAGGAACAGAAGCGATTATTGATTGGGAATGAAGCGAAACTCCCTGCTTTGGGCAGGGAGTTTTTTGTTGGCTTTTAAGAAAAAACATCTGTAAAATTGTGGAAAACCGAAAAAATATTGATTTCATTAATAATAAATAAATATTCATTAAAACATGCGACATGAAACGACAAAATAATAGAAATATCGCGTGATATGATGTTATAAGATAAGTTGACTAAAGGAGCAGGCTTGAAATGAAAGGTATGCCCGCTGTTTCTGATAGAGCCGATAGCCCGGATCGTACGGAAGCTGGTTTAGGAAAGGGAAAATTGGAACTGATCGAAGGACATTTGGACGTGGTGTCGATACTCGCCTGTAAATATGCCAACCGCCAGGTTCGTAAAGAGGAGTTGGTATCGGTGGGCAGCATTGGACTGATCAAGGCGGCGGAAAGCTATGATACCGCTAAAAAGGTGAAGTTCAGCACCTATGCTTCAGCGTGTATTAAAAATGAAATACTTATGTTTTTGCGCAGGAATGCGCATGCATCCAAAGAGATATCGCTAGACGAAACGATGGCCCGGGCGGATGACGACCTGAAACTGGAGGGACTGCTCGGAACGGGGGAAGATGCGGTCTGGGATGTTGTTGAGAAGCAGGAAAACCGAAAGCTGCTGGAGGAGATGCTGCAACATCTGCCACCGCGGCAGCAGGAGATTGTGAATTACCGCTTCGGCCTGAAGGGATATCCGGAAAAGACACAGAAGGAGCTGGCACATTTGCTGGGGCTTTCCCAGTCATATATTTCCAAAGTTGAAAAGAAAATATTGTCCTCTATGAGAAAGAAAATAAACGCACGCTAAAGCACCGTAAAAGGTGCTTTTTTTTACTAAATATGGTATAATATACATATTTCTGGTTGGATTCTTCTCAATATGTATGGAGGAAAAAAGATTGAAGTGTATTTATTGTGATTTTGCGGAAAGCAAAGTGGTGGATTCCAGGCCCGTGGACGATGGGACATCCATTCGCCGCCGGCGCGAATGTTTAAGCTGTGGGAAACGCTTTACCACATATGAAAAGGTGGAGAGCCTTCCGGTTTTCGTCGTGAAAAAGGACGGAAAGAGGGAAGCTTTCGATATTGAAAAAATCAAAAAAGGTGTTGTCAAGGCGTGTGAAAAGCGTGAAGTTTCGTATGACGAGATCGAAACGCTGATCAATGAAATCGAACGCACGGTTTACAATTCACCCAAACAGGAGATCACGTCCCATGAGGTAGGAGAGATCGTAATGGAGGGGCTGCGCAAGTTGGACGAGGTGGCGTATGTACGCTTTGCATCGGTCTACCGGCAGTTTAAGGACATCAATACATTCAAAGAAGAACTCAATAAGCTTTTGACGGAGGAATAGATGGCGGCTTTTTCAGGGAAGGTGCGGCATGGATTTGAACAGCGGGAGACAG contains these protein-coding regions:
- the ftsW gene encoding putative lipid II flippase FtsW, giving the protein MRKTNLLQKGSIDYSLLIVTLILIAYGLLMVFSASYYMAQSSKLYNYDGLALFKKQLVGAAIGLVFMVFFIFFDYKKLIKLKYVLLVLAGLCLVAVFIPGIGVNVNGSSRWIQLGPLPQLQPAEIAKVAIIVFIASVIYVNRNRMNTFRYGVIPSLVALIPICILLYFQPNFSAIIVLCALTFIMIFVGGAKAWHLLALGGVGVVGGFALMMMKDYRVDRITTFLDPWQNATEGGYQVVQSLYGIGSGGLFGQGIGNGTQKLSWLPYGESDFIFSIIAEELGLIGVIVLLALFIFLIYRGIKTAAQAPDLFGTMLATGVTTVIALQVIINVGVVTASLPPTGVSLPFISYGSSSLVIFMSMIGIMLNVSKQSRRIMMAKRTKE
- a CDS encoding cell division protein FtsQ/DivIB; its protein translation is MKKQHKRSVGKTILAVVLIILLLAGAGYFVYVYFQVENVDVKGNASYDASYIVKLADVPPKTHMFMADTEKIKENIETEPYLQVDGIAKSYPKTLVITVTERVPKALILYADKYLLVDGSANVLEILDAPPEQQQYPVVSGITINSVNLGKAIDTEDTFKISVLADILAEMETKDLYATISTIDLSDVNNIRMQSYDGMMIKFGQSDKIADKMKWIKKMLPKLAADGNTSGVYDVTSGTSGTYRMTDDAAAQQAPTEPGQQDDPGTAEPGEGGEPAEPDEPLAQE
- a CDS encoding cell division protein FtsA is translated as MKDFKTIIEFGTSKIACAVAEKKQRMGLEVLGYSQIPYAGIKKTNWVDSKEVIGAVEQALESCERQAGFRIRNADVGIPGSFIKVMNRKAQVPVKGRVTEKDIDLLIERARNFDIMSDLTLVHEWPAWFLLDDNNVYLEPYDIPTKRLRGCASFTLANKFFLNDAMDLLNHLGVRVDYFIPEPLAEALYLLPEDKRDSLAVLVDIGYYSTDVSLVYGDSILFFATIPMGGGHITNDIAYVMKVDKDTAEQLKRRYTFGLSDNNSISQLFAKDADGKLKKYPYDLLKEIIDSRVEHLLLTINKITSRLEGSIGRKIEVFMTGGGLAFMKGFDSFYRAISGRTPNLIKVPNTKLMPPDMHAAYALLQYAYDGYIQSKPPTRKKGFFSKGQDVLFE
- the ftsZ gene encoding cell division protein FtsZ, which encodes MSLEFDNNSENFAKIRVFGVGGAGNNAVNRMIEFGVKGAELIAINTDKQALFLSKADQKIQIGEKLTKGLGSGADPETGRKAAEESREELEQAVKGSDLVFVSCGLGGGTGTGAAPVVAEIAKESNALTIGFVTKPFWFEGHPRAKAADVGFETLKSVVDTIVTIPNDKLLNTVGKDTPLVDAFRVADDVLRQGIQGIIDLIGKPALINLDFADVKKVMTLRGVAHMGIGIGYGENKTVEAAKQAINSPLLDTTIEGARGIIFNVTGDPSLGMYEIQEAAKIIQESADPEADVFFGVCIDPSLDDEVRITVIATGFDAQPVAGSSADNRIDTSGKPKLKETISFTDEEPLDVEPFASPVSRQKPSLDVPEAPSMGSGSADSGLDVFGDEDLEIPSFLKKKPRRNRSDY
- a CDS encoding sigma-70 family RNA polymerase sigma factor yields the protein MKGMPAVSDRADSPDRTEAGLGKGKLELIEGHLDVVSILACKYANRQVRKEELVSVGSIGLIKAAESYDTAKKVKFSTYASACIKNEILMFLRRNAHASKEISLDETMARADDDLKLEGLLGTGEDAVWDVVEKQENRKLLEEMLQHLPPRQQEIVNYRFGLKGYPEKTQKELAHLLGLSQSYISKVEKKILSSMRKKINAR
- the nrdR gene encoding transcriptional regulator NrdR, which encodes MKCIYCDFAESKVVDSRPVDDGTSIRRRRECLSCGKRFTTYEKVESLPVFVVKKDGKREAFDIEKIKKGVVKACEKREVSYDEIETLINEIERTVYNSPKQEITSHEVGEIVMEGLRKLDEVAYVRFASVYRQFKDINTFKEELNKLLTEE